The Rhodococcus sp. X156 genome window below encodes:
- the rpsA gene encoding 30S ribosomal protein S1 — MPTTTLPSSRSPQVAINDIGSAEDFMAAIDATIKYFNDGDLVEGTIVKVDRDEVLLDIGYKTEGVIPSRELSIKHDVDPNEVVAVGDIVEALVLTKEDKEGRLILSKKRAQYERAWGTIEALKEADEPVSGTVIEVVKGGLILDIGLRGFLPASLVEMRRVRDLQPYVGKEIEAKIIELDKNRNNVVLSRRAWLEQTQSEVRSEFLNQLQKGQVRKGVVSSIVNFGAFVDLGGVDGLVHVSELSWKHIDHPSEVVEVGTEVTVEVLDVDLDRERVSLSLKATQEDPWRQFARTHAIGQIVPGKVTKLVPFGAFVRVDEGIEGLVHISELAERHVEIPDQVVGVGDDVMVKVIDIDLERRRISLSLKQANEDFSAEFDPSKYGMADQYDEAGNYIFPEGFDAETNEWLEGFEKQREDWERRYAEAEKRHEAHKAQMEKSAKDEAEAASETNYSSDSADDTEEVDAGEGAPAAAGGSLASDAQLAALREKLSGA; from the coding sequence ATGCCGACAACCACCCTCCCCTCGTCACGCAGCCCCCAGGTAGCCATCAACGACATTGGCTCCGCCGAGGACTTCATGGCTGCGATCGACGCCACGATCAAGTACTTCAACGACGGTGATCTCGTTGAGGGCACGATCGTGAAGGTCGACCGCGACGAGGTTCTGCTCGACATCGGTTACAAGACCGAAGGCGTCATCCCCTCCCGCGAGCTCTCCATCAAGCACGACGTGGACCCCAACGAGGTTGTCGCCGTCGGCGACATCGTCGAGGCCCTCGTGCTCACGAAGGAGGACAAGGAAGGTCGGCTGATCCTGTCCAAGAAGCGCGCGCAGTACGAGCGCGCCTGGGGCACGATCGAGGCGCTCAAGGAGGCCGACGAGCCGGTCAGCGGCACGGTCATCGAGGTCGTCAAGGGTGGCCTCATCCTGGACATCGGCCTGCGCGGCTTCCTGCCCGCCTCGCTGGTGGAGATGCGTCGCGTCCGCGACCTCCAGCCCTACGTGGGCAAGGAGATCGAGGCCAAGATCATCGAGCTGGACAAGAACCGCAACAACGTGGTCCTGTCCCGCCGTGCGTGGCTCGAGCAGACCCAGTCCGAGGTCCGCAGCGAGTTCCTCAACCAGCTGCAGAAGGGCCAGGTCCGCAAGGGCGTCGTGTCCTCCATCGTCAACTTCGGTGCCTTCGTGGACCTGGGTGGCGTCGACGGCCTGGTGCACGTCTCCGAGCTGTCCTGGAAGCACATCGACCACCCGAGCGAGGTCGTCGAGGTCGGCACCGAGGTCACCGTCGAGGTGCTCGACGTCGACCTGGACCGCGAGCGCGTCTCCCTGAGCCTCAAGGCCACGCAGGAAGACCCGTGGCGCCAGTTCGCCCGCACCCACGCCATCGGCCAGATCGTGCCCGGCAAGGTCACCAAGCTGGTGCCCTTCGGCGCGTTCGTCCGGGTGGACGAGGGCATCGAGGGCCTGGTGCACATCTCCGAGCTGGCCGAGCGCCACGTGGAGATCCCGGACCAGGTTGTCGGCGTCGGCGACGACGTCATGGTCAAGGTCATCGACATCGACCTGGAGCGTCGTCGCATCTCGCTGAGCCTCAAGCAGGCCAACGAGGACTTCTCCGCGGAGTTCGACCCCTCCAAGTACGGGATGGCCGACCAGTACGACGAGGCCGGCAACTACATCTTCCCGGAGGGCTTCGACGCCGAGACCAACGAGTGGCTCGAGGGCTTCGAGAAGCAGCGTGAGGACTGGGAGCGTCGCTACGCCGAGGCGGAGAAGCGCCACGAGGCTCACAAGGCTCAGATGGAGAAGTCGGCCAAGGACGAGGCTGAGGCCGCGTCGGAGACCAACTACTCCTCCGACTCCGCTGACGACACCGAAGAGGTCGACGCCGGTGAGGGTGCCCCCGCCGCCGCCGGTGGTTCGCTCGCCAGCGACGCCCAGCTTGCCGCCCTGCGCGAGAAGCTGTCCGGCGCCTAG